The Saprospiraceae bacterium genome includes a window with the following:
- a CDS encoding SusC/RagA family TonB-linked outer membrane protein, which yields MMVMATLSINAQMVSGTITSDKDGSPLIGASVLEKGTSNGTITDVDGNFSLKLTKTPAVLEVSYIGFTTQDINVTGTESGLTVSLTEGTALEEVVVTAFGMNRAKKALPFSVTQLGGEKFQEVRTANVGNALTGKIAGVSVAPPASGAAGSTRVVIRGGSNLGGNDQPLYVINGVPMESGNFGQAGLWGGNDGGDGLSAINPDDIESMSVLKGNTAAALYGARAANGVILITTKSGKARKGMGIQFNSNITTDKAIDRTDFQNQYGQGIDGKKPTTQMEALDNSSFAWGSKFDGSQVVQFDGKTRPYSHLGENINDFYRTGATYNNSLAFSGGNETGTYRLALSDLSNSDIMPNASFRRHTANLSINSQMKKLTLNLTTQYTFQNVKNRPRLSDSPGNANFTVTTKAGNIPYSVIKGETDKFGALADGTELRYQGNTFATNPYWAAYQFFRSDITNRLLGNASARYDLTDWLYVMGRVGTDLTNRDAASSEAYGTAYKARGDYNESFQNVRQDNFDIFVGGEKKFGLISLDYMAGGTKSRTYNETKGGGGNNLVVPFVHSVRNVEAPTVNYGYSAFGTNSIFGQANIGYNSWLYLNLTGRQDQFSTLPKENNTLFYPSAGVSAILSEAVKLPSLFSFAKVRASWAQVGGGAPNPYALGLTYNLVGTGHDGANLAQISQGSIPNQGLKPYTSTELEIGADMRFLDNRFGLDIAYYSRKTTDDILAAGISATSGFGSTLVNIGELSNKGVELLLSANIIRNDNFTWDASLNFANNISKAINLGKNAKGEDIQLINLEESRVRQGERVRNIVGQPIGTLVGWKHRTNAQGVKVYDENGYPVKSADVEILGTGIHPTSAGLSNSFSYKGFNLSFLIDMRAGGKIFSGTNWLAYRWGLHQETLEGRDGTLKVSGVLADGTTPINVTIPADKVDNYWSRYSDITEYLTYDASYGKLRELSFGYRIPASVLSKTPFESLSLSIVGRNLALLWSNVPNIDPESAYNSSGAAQGLEFFAMPLTRNFGINLQANF from the coding sequence ATGATGGTGATGGCAACATTGAGTATCAACGCTCAGATGGTATCAGGTACTATCACATCAGACAAAGATGGCTCTCCATTGATCGGAGCGTCAGTACTCGAAAAAGGTACTTCAAATGGTACCATCACGGATGTAGACGGTAATTTCAGTCTGAAACTGACCAAGACACCAGCTGTACTTGAGGTTTCTTACATTGGTTTTACCACTCAGGATATCAATGTTACAGGTACTGAGTCAGGACTTACAGTATCATTGACTGAAGGTACAGCCTTAGAAGAAGTCGTAGTGACAGCCTTTGGTATGAACAGAGCGAAAAAAGCACTTCCATTTTCCGTAACCCAGTTGGGTGGAGAAAAATTTCAGGAGGTAAGAACAGCCAATGTAGGTAACGCACTTACCGGTAAGATTGCAGGTGTTAGCGTCGCACCACCAGCTTCAGGAGCTGCAGGATCTACCAGAGTGGTGATTCGTGGTGGGTCTAATTTAGGTGGAAATGACCAGCCTCTTTACGTCATCAATGGAGTGCCAATGGAAAGCGGCAACTTTGGTCAGGCAGGACTTTGGGGTGGTAATGATGGTGGTGACGGATTGTCAGCAATCAATCCTGATGATATTGAGAGTATGTCTGTTCTAAAAGGAAATACCGCAGCAGCACTCTATGGTGCAAGAGCAGCAAATGGTGTGATACTCATAACCACAAAATCCGGTAAAGCCAGAAAAGGTATGGGCATCCAGTTCAATTCCAATATTACAACGGATAAGGCAATAGACAGGACTGATTTCCAAAATCAATATGGACAAGGTATCGATGGTAAAAAACCAACAACACAAATGGAAGCTTTAGATAACTCCAGCTTTGCTTGGGGTTCAAAATTTGACGGTAGCCAGGTAGTGCAGTTTGATGGAAAAACCAGACCGTACTCCCACCTTGGTGAAAACATCAATGATTTCTACAGAACTGGGGCTACTTACAACAATTCTTTGGCATTCAGTGGCGGTAATGAAACAGGTACATATCGTCTGGCCCTATCTGATTTGAGCAATTCTGACATCATGCCCAATGCAAGTTTCAGAAGACATACTGCCAATCTGAGTATCAATAGTCAGATGAAAAAGTTAACACTGAACTTAACCACTCAATATACATTCCAAAATGTCAAAAACAGACCAAGACTTTCAGATTCTCCGGGTAATGCAAACTTTACTGTAACCACCAAAGCGGGTAATATACCTTACAGCGTAATAAAAGGAGAAACGGACAAGTTTGGTGCTCTTGCTGATGGAACAGAACTAAGATATCAAGGTAATACTTTTGCAACAAACCCTTATTGGGCTGCATATCAGTTCTTCAGAAGCGATATAACCAACAGGTTGCTCGGAAATGCATCTGCAAGATATGATCTCACTGACTGGTTGTATGTGATGGGTAGAGTAGGTACAGATCTTACCAACAGGGATGCTGCAAGCAGCGAAGCATACGGTACAGCATACAAAGCACGAGGAGATTATAATGAGAGTTTCCAAAATGTAAGACAAGACAATTTTGACATCTTCGTAGGTGGTGAGAAAAAGTTTGGATTGATTTCTCTGGATTATATGGCTGGAGGGACCAAATCAAGAACATATAATGAAACAAAAGGTGGCGGTGGAAACAACCTGGTAGTACCATTCGTCCATAGTGTAAGAAATGTGGAAGCCCCAACCGTTAATTATGGATACAGCGCATTTGGTACAAACTCTATTTTTGGACAAGCCAATATTGGATACAATTCATGGTTATATTTAAATCTTACCGGTCGTCAGGATCAGTTCTCTACACTTCCTAAAGAAAACAATACTTTATTCTACCCATCTGCTGGTGTGAGTGCAATATTGTCAGAAGCAGTGAAGCTACCTTCATTATTTTCTTTTGCAAAGGTAAGAGCCTCATGGGCGCAGGTAGGTGGTGGTGCACCTAATCCCTATGCACTTGGACTTACTTACAATTTAGTAGGAACAGGTCATGATGGTGCTAACCTGGCACAAATTTCTCAAGGCTCAATTCCAAACCAGGGGCTTAAACCTTACACATCCACTGAGTTAGAGATCGGAGCGGATATGAGGTTTTTAGATAACAGATTCGGATTGGATATTGCCTACTACAGCAGAAAGACTACAGATGACATCCTTGCAGCAGGTATTTCAGCTACTTCAGGATTTGGAAGCACTTTGGTCAATATCGGGGAGCTATCCAATAAAGGAGTTGAATTATTACTATCTGCAAACATCATCAGAAATGATAACTTTACCTGGGATGCATCTCTTAACTTTGCAAATAACATAAGCAAAGCCATTAATTTAGGAAAAAATGCAAAAGGTGAAGACATTCAATTGATCAATTTGGAAGAATCCAGAGTCCGTCAGGGCGAAAGAGTCAGAAATATAGTAGGACAACCGATCGGAACACTTGTAGGATGGAAACACAGAACTAATGCTCAGGGTGTAAAAGTATATGATGAAAACGGATATCCTGTAAAAAGTGCTGATGTTGAAATCCTTGGTACAGGTATACATCCAACTTCAGCCGGTCTATCCAATTCATTCAGTTATAAAGGTTTCAACCTTTCTTTCCTGATCGATATGCGTGCAGGAGGTAAAATATTTTCAGGAACTAACTGGTTGGCTTACAGATGGGGTCTGCATCAGGAAACATTGGAAGGAAGAGATGGCACTCTGAAAGTGAGTGGAGTATTAGCTGATGGTACTACTCCTATCAATGTGACCATACCTGCTGATAAAGTAGATAACTATTGGTCAAGATATTCAGATATCACTGAGTACCTTACTTATGATGCTTCTTATGGTAAATTGAGAGAATTATCATTTGGTTACAGAATACCGGCAAGTGTATTGTCAAAAACTCCATTTGAGTCGTTATCACTTTCGATAGTAGGTCGTAACCTGGCACTTTTATGGTCAAATGTTCCAAACATTGATCCTGAATCTGCTTATAATTCATCAGGTGCAGCTCAGGGTCTTGAATTTTTTGCAATGCCATTGACAAGAAACTTTGGTATCAATCTTCAGGCCAATTTTTAA
- a CDS encoding SusD/RagB family nutrient-binding outer membrane lipoprotein codes for MKSIFLKFCMIASFIVMVDSCSKDALADLNVDPNAVTDIDMQYLFTLGTLRVGGEYENTRALMLYAAPMIQHTASTAGYFSGDKYFYNSGYSGAYMERQFTDVIRLLSQVISKTNGDAKQANLNAAATLVRSFNMHRMTDLYGDIPYTQAGYGLENQENWFPKYENQKDVYTALVKDVKAARDKLNAAGGSLGKQDPIYGGDIAKWKKFANSLLMRIGMRMQKKDEATGKAVFTEAFTSGGITSNADNGTIKYLAGPQGVNRNGLNDGYWNTYKYSNDCKLSKTFVDWMVTNKDPRLMIVSGGTGTPADDKTWNVDPAAQKGMPNGYTSANIKPVLSAADAAAFDKDGNRIFSMLNLKYLDWQDPYILITAAETELLCAEAAVRGWITTNAETHFNNGVTAAINQWTAFDPSFARSAADVTTYISGRKFAAANTADRLKLISEEYWAATWLDDIEAWSNWRRTGIPALVPTKDPNREEANEIPRRLRYWESEAGSNPANYKTAVDRMGGDKFMTKMWWDGGN; via the coding sequence ATGAAAAGTATATTTTTAAAGTTTTGCATGATTGCTTCGTTTATAGTTATGGTTGATTCATGCAGCAAAGATGCACTGGCCGACCTGAACGTCGATCCAAACGCAGTAACAGATATTGATATGCAGTATTTATTCACATTGGGTACACTCAGAGTAGGTGGTGAATATGAAAATACAAGGGCATTGATGCTATATGCAGCACCTATGATTCAGCACACAGCTTCTACAGCAGGTTATTTCAGTGGTGATAAATATTTTTACAATTCAGGATATAGTGGCGCCTACATGGAAAGACAATTTACGGATGTGATAAGATTGCTTTCTCAGGTTATTTCCAAAACAAACGGTGATGCAAAACAAGCGAACCTGAATGCTGCGGCCACTCTTGTGAGATCATTCAATATGCACAGAATGACAGACTTGTATGGAGATATTCCTTATACTCAGGCCGGATATGGATTGGAAAATCAGGAAAACTGGTTTCCTAAGTATGAGAATCAAAAAGATGTCTATACAGCCCTTGTAAAAGATGTAAAAGCCGCACGTGACAAATTAAACGCAGCTGGTGGAAGCCTTGGAAAACAAGACCCTATCTATGGTGGTGATATAGCAAAATGGAAAAAATTTGCCAATTCACTTTTAATGCGTATCGGTATGCGTATGCAAAAGAAAGATGAAGCAACCGGGAAGGCAGTTTTTACTGAAGCTTTTACTTCCGGTGGAATTACATCCAATGCAGATAATGGAACCATCAAGTATCTTGCTGGTCCTCAGGGAGTCAACAGAAATGGTTTGAATGACGGATACTGGAATACTTATAAATATTCAAATGACTGTAAACTAAGCAAAACATTTGTTGACTGGATGGTAACTAACAAAGATCCAAGATTGATGATTGTATCAGGTGGAACAGGCACTCCAGCAGACGATAAGACATGGAATGTAGATCCTGCTGCTCAAAAAGGTATGCCAAATGGATATACATCTGCTAACATCAAACCAGTGCTTTCTGCTGCAGATGCTGCTGCATTTGACAAAGATGGTAATAGAATCTTTTCAATGCTAAATCTTAAATATCTTGATTGGCAGGATCCTTATATCTTAATCACTGCTGCAGAGACTGAATTATTGTGTGCAGAGGCTGCAGTAAGAGGATGGATCACTACAAACGCTGAAACTCACTTCAACAATGGTGTCACTGCTGCTATCAACCAATGGACGGCTTTTGATCCATCATTTGCCAGATCGGCTGCAGATGTGACAACTTACATCTCCGGAAGAAAGTTTGCTGCGGCCAATACTGCCGACAGATTAAAATTGATTAGTGAAGAATATTGGGCAGCTACCTGGCTCGATGATATCGAAGCATGGAGCAACTGGAGAAGAACCGGTATTCCTGCATTGGTGCCTACAAAAGATCCAAACAGAGAAGAAGCTAATGAAATCCCTAGAAGACTCAGATACTGGGAAAGTGAAGCAGGTTCAAATCCAGCCAACTACAAAACCGCAGTAGACAGAATGGGTGGAGATAAGTTCATGACCAAAATGTGGTGGGATGGTGGTAATTAA
- a CDS encoding VCBS repeat-containing protein, with protein sequence MIISFKWLSCCIVFILYFSSSIFHHIEGQKSFTTLTPAQSGIIFENTLPETPDANIITYEYFYNGGGVAAGDFNNDGLGDLYFTANLAENKLFLNLGNFKFKDITKSSGAGGKRGWKTGVSVADVNGDGFLDIYVCYSGDVDPQHRHNQLFINNGNLTFTDKSAQMGVNDSGHTTHAAFFDMDRDGDLDLYVLNHNIKNLRNFDAAFVKKMVDPDAGDRLYENVNGKFVNITQKAGIISNPLGYGLGVNIADINNDGWPDIYVTNDYVEEDYLYLNNQNSTFKECLKEQISHISNFSMGVDIADINNDGWQDIFTLDMLPEDNIRQKLLYAPDNYELYNNMVQNGFHHQLMRNMLQINNGNGTFSEVGQVAGISNTDWSWSALFADFNNDGLKDLYVTNGYGRDMINRDFMKFYASERLKHLQGKTDTKMFKMLQTIRSTPLRNYIYENTGNYTFKDRSVDWGFEKPDFSHGAIYADLDNDGDLDIVDNKMNAPAGVYRNNCIEQKKGNQFLKIALIASDKNSQAIGARVTIFTPSGILMQENYPVHGFQSSMAVPLHFGLKSDNIDSISVRWPDGNVQSLYDLKGQINTTIVIKKISGRVEKIGQKNMDPIFITDDTAIPYIHGELAKNDFKVQPLMPDMISYNGPKMAIGDTNKDNLQDIYFCGSSGKAGVMMTQKGDGTFAAISQPDFNTDARYEDTDAVFFDADGDGDLDLYVVSGGFYGGASDELLQDRFYLNAGGTFFAKPSRVPKENHSGSVAIPMDFDGDGDLDIFVGGRVVPGKFPLSPGSLLLVNDGKGNFTDGTQQYAPAFKELGMVTDAKWEDINKDGKKELIVSGDWMRLEVFSVANNTFKKVTEQYFDKSYYGWWKTIALADIDKDGDLDIIAGNWGSNAQFKPSDKEPMELYYDDFDKNGYLDPILSYYIQSKSHPMASRDEMTDQIVGLRQRFVTYDAYSKASLEDIFSKEQIEKSPKLTANHMSTSLFLNDGGNFRYTRLPVEANFSPVYSIVSEDFNGDGHIDVLLAGNVEQTRIKIGRTDANMGCLLVGDSKGNFKYIPQLQSGLSIKGCVRSLEVMTDGKKEKFIVSGINSGKALKITWKK encoded by the coding sequence ATGATAATTTCATTTAAATGGCTATCATGCTGCATTGTTTTCATCCTGTACTTTAGCAGCAGTATTTTCCATCATATCGAAGGACAAAAATCATTTACTACCCTTACTCCTGCCCAATCAGGAATAATTTTCGAAAATACCTTACCCGAGACTCCTGATGCCAATATCATCACCTACGAATATTTTTACAATGGCGGAGGTGTTGCAGCCGGAGATTTCAACAATGACGGACTTGGGGACCTTTATTTTACGGCAAATTTGGCTGAAAATAAGTTATTTTTAAACCTGGGCAATTTCAAATTTAAGGATATCACAAAATCTTCAGGCGCTGGTGGGAAAAGAGGTTGGAAGACAGGAGTTTCTGTGGCTGATGTCAATGGTGATGGATTTTTGGATATATATGTTTGTTATTCCGGTGATGTGGACCCTCAGCACAGGCACAATCAGCTTTTTATCAACAATGGCAATCTCACCTTCACAGACAAATCAGCGCAGATGGGAGTGAATGATAGCGGACACACCACTCATGCTGCTTTTTTTGATATGGATCGCGATGGCGATTTGGATTTGTACGTCCTGAATCACAATATCAAAAATCTCAGAAACTTTGATGCCGCATTTGTCAAAAAGATGGTTGATCCGGATGCAGGCGATAGACTCTATGAAAATGTAAACGGAAAGTTTGTCAACATAACTCAAAAAGCCGGTATCATCTCCAATCCGCTTGGGTATGGACTGGGTGTCAATATTGCAGACATCAATAATGATGGCTGGCCGGATATTTATGTGACCAACGACTATGTCGAAGAGGACTATCTCTATTTGAACAATCAAAACAGTACATTTAAAGAGTGTCTGAAGGAGCAGATCAGCCATATATCCAATTTTTCTATGGGTGTGGATATTGCTGATATCAACAATGATGGCTGGCAGGATATCTTTACCTTGGATATGCTGCCTGAAGACAATATCAGACAAAAACTGCTCTATGCGCCTGACAATTATGAGCTATATAATAATATGGTACAAAATGGATTTCACCACCAACTTATGCGCAATATGTTGCAGATCAATAATGGTAATGGAACATTCAGCGAAGTGGGTCAGGTCGCTGGAATATCCAATACGGATTGGTCATGGTCAGCTTTATTTGCGGATTTTAATAATGACGGGCTCAAAGATTTATATGTGACCAATGGTTACGGAAGAGACATGATCAACAGGGATTTTATGAAGTTCTACGCATCCGAAAGGCTCAAACACCTGCAGGGAAAGACCGATACCAAAATGTTTAAGATGTTACAGACGATCAGATCTACTCCTTTAAGAAATTATATCTACGAAAATACCGGAAATTATACTTTTAAAGACAGATCAGTGGATTGGGGATTTGAGAAGCCTGATTTTTCGCATGGAGCGATCTATGCAGACCTGGACAATGATGGAGATCTGGATATCGTTGACAATAAGATGAATGCTCCGGCCGGAGTATATAGAAATAATTGTATAGAACAAAAGAAGGGTAATCAGTTTCTAAAAATAGCACTGATTGCCTCAGATAAAAATTCCCAAGCTATTGGTGCAAGGGTCACGATCTTTACTCCATCGGGCATCTTGATGCAGGAGAATTATCCGGTTCATGGTTTTCAGTCTTCCATGGCGGTGCCATTGCATTTTGGATTGAAAAGTGATAACATTGATTCCATCTCAGTGAGGTGGCCAGATGGAAATGTCCAATCACTCTATGACCTAAAAGGCCAAATTAATACAACTATTGTTATCAAAAAAATCAGTGGAAGAGTAGAAAAAATCGGGCAAAAAAACATGGATCCTATTTTTATAACTGACGATACAGCAATACCTTACATACATGGAGAATTAGCCAAAAATGACTTTAAGGTACAACCTCTGATGCCCGATATGATATCTTACAACGGTCCAAAAATGGCAATTGGCGATACCAATAAAGACAATCTGCAGGATATTTATTTTTGTGGTTCATCAGGAAAGGCTGGTGTCATGATGACTCAGAAAGGAGACGGGACATTTGCAGCCATATCTCAGCCGGACTTCAATACTGATGCCAGGTATGAAGATACCGATGCTGTATTTTTTGATGCGGATGGCGATGGTGACCTGGATTTGTATGTCGTCTCAGGAGGATTTTATGGAGGAGCATCTGATGAATTGCTCCAGGACAGATTTTATCTGAATGCTGGTGGCACTTTTTTTGCAAAACCAAGCCGAGTTCCTAAGGAAAATCACTCAGGTAGTGTTGCGATTCCAATGGATTTTGATGGGGACGGTGACCTGGATATATTTGTTGGCGGAAGAGTCGTACCGGGTAAGTTTCCGTTATCACCCGGAAGTTTATTATTGGTCAATGACGGTAAAGGTAACTTCACTGATGGAACCCAGCAGTATGCACCTGCTTTCAAGGAATTGGGAATGGTCACTGATGCCAAATGGGAAGATATCAATAAAGATGGTAAAAAAGAATTGATAGTAAGTGGTGATTGGATGCGATTGGAGGTTTTTTCTGTGGCCAATAACACTTTCAAAAAAGTCACTGAACAATATTTTGACAAATCATACTACGGTTGGTGGAAAACCATCGCACTGGCAGACATAGATAAAGATGGTGATCTGGATATCATTGCCGGCAATTGGGGCAGCAATGCTCAATTTAAACCTTCAGATAAAGAACCTATGGAGTTGTACTATGATGATTTTGATAAAAATGGATACTTAGACCCTATATTGAGTTATTATATACAGAGTAAATCACATCCTATGGCATCACGGGATGAGATGACTGATCAGATTGTTGGGTTAAGACAACGGTTTGTCACTTATGATGCGTATAGCAAGGCTTCGCTGGAAGATATTTTTTCGAAAGAACAGATTGAAAAATCACCAAAACTGACGGCCAATCATATGTCCACATCTCTGTTTTTGAATGATGGAGGAAATTTCAGATATACCCGACTGCCGGTTGAAGCCAATTTTTCACCTGTGTACAGCATAGTCAGTGAAGATTTTAACGGAGATGGACATATTGATGTTTTATTGGCTGGAAATGTAGAGCAAACCCGGATAAAGATAGGAAGAACAGACGCCAATATGGGTTGCCTGCTGGTAGGTGATTCGAAAGGCAATTTCAAATATATTCCACAGTTGCAATCCGGACTAAGCATCAAAGGTTGTGTCAGAAGTCTTGAAGTGATGACCGATGGAAAAAAAGAAAAGTTTATAGTTTCCGGCATCAATTCAGGGAAGGCATTGAAAATCACTTGGAAAAAATGA